The proteins below are encoded in one region of Micromonospora pisi:
- a CDS encoding helix-turn-helix domain-containing protein yields MARHERPVDPTAGPLSSFAHELRKLRVEAGNPTYRRLAELAGYSASTLSAAANGIRQPSLDVVLAYVGACGGDTAQWRQRWLELDKELRPTGSAGAPADPVGAGAAEPPSTVTAEDSPAPTPDGPTGTGGKAGTTHDRPVSALRHRKLRRRLVLAAVAVAGLAGMAAVVPMTQPKRATKGVSSAAAPTTTTACPATTTDAAFTAVTYGGGVHVRSEPRRDKEILYTIPPGCVVGLTGYCLGERIIDSTSQTPDIRWFTLAGGGLIASGVVHGNPPAGLEPSRCAGDRPGPASIAIAIAPDVTGPGRWRLSATGTHVEIVGFAAYYADDPALPGDRRWHQIGMTGTTTPPFDLTWNLDQLAAHPGPTTEIPVAAVACLGGGAPTDVLDVRVARPDGSSAAEALPLAAEQRLAARRSACLYP; encoded by the coding sequence ATGGCTCGGCACGAGCGGCCCGTAGATCCGACGGCTGGACCGTTGTCGTCCTTCGCCCACGAGCTACGGAAGTTACGCGTCGAAGCGGGCAACCCCACCTACCGGCGGTTGGCCGAACTCGCCGGCTACAGCGCCTCGACGCTCTCCGCCGCCGCCAACGGGATCCGGCAGCCCAGTCTCGACGTGGTGCTCGCGTACGTCGGTGCCTGCGGCGGGGACACCGCCCAGTGGCGGCAGCGCTGGCTCGAACTGGACAAGGAACTGCGGCCCACCGGGTCGGCGGGCGCGCCCGCCGACCCGGTGGGCGCCGGGGCGGCAGAGCCACCATCCACCGTGACCGCCGAGGATTCACCCGCCCCGACTCCGGATGGGCCAACCGGCACCGGCGGCAAGGCGGGAACGACCCACGACCGGCCCGTCAGCGCCCTCCGGCACCGGAAACTCCGACGGCGACTGGTGCTGGCGGCGGTGGCGGTGGCCGGTCTCGCCGGCATGGCCGCCGTGGTGCCGATGACCCAGCCGAAGCGGGCGACCAAGGGGGTGTCGTCGGCCGCTGCACCGACGACCACCACGGCCTGTCCGGCGACCACCACGGACGCCGCCTTCACCGCCGTGACGTACGGCGGCGGTGTGCACGTCCGGAGCGAACCACGCCGTGACAAGGAGATTCTCTACACCATCCCGCCCGGCTGCGTGGTCGGGCTCACCGGCTACTGCCTGGGTGAGCGGATCATCGACTCCACCTCCCAGACCCCGGACATCCGCTGGTTCACCCTCGCCGGCGGCGGGCTGATCGCCTCCGGGGTGGTGCACGGCAACCCGCCCGCAGGTCTGGAACCGTCCCGCTGCGCGGGCGACCGACCCGGACCGGCCTCGATCGCCATCGCGATCGCCCCCGATGTGACCGGCCCGGGTCGGTGGCGGCTGAGCGCGACCGGCACGCACGTGGAGATCGTGGGCTTCGCCGCCTACTACGCGGACGACCCGGCACTGCCGGGCGACCGCCGCTGGCACCAGATCGGGATGACCGGCACGACCACCCCGCCGTTCGACCTCACCTGGAACCTCGACCAGCTCGCCGCGCACCCCGGCCCCACCACGGAGATCCCGGTGGCCGCGGTCGCCTGTCTCGGCGGTGGCGCGCCGACCGACGTACTCGACGTGCGGGTGGCCCGTCCGGACGGCTCCAGCGCCGCCGAGGCCCTGCCGCTCGCCGCCGAACAGCGGCTCGCGGCCCGCCGTAGCGCCTGTCTCTACCCCTGA
- a CDS encoding aldo/keto reductase, whose amino-acid sequence MSTPQPTITLNNGVTMPQLGFGVFKVPNGETAAAVSTALSAGYRSIDTAAAYGNEQGVRQAIEESGIPRADLFVTTKLWNSDQGYDSTLTAFDTSLGKLGLDYLDLYLIHWPAPAADRYVDSWRALETLHRDGRVRAIGVSNFLPEHLDRIIDLGGVVPAVNQIELHPALQQREIEAANQRFGIATEAWSPLARAAVLTDPVVTEVAAAHGRTAAQVVLRWHLQQGRIVIPKSVNPDRIKENIDVFDFDLSTGEIDAISSLERDLRTGPHPATFNG is encoded by the coding sequence ATGTCGACCCCTCAGCCCACGATCACCCTCAACAACGGCGTCACCATGCCGCAGCTCGGCTTCGGTGTCTTCAAGGTGCCGAACGGGGAGACCGCGGCAGCCGTCTCGACGGCCCTGTCGGCCGGCTACCGCAGCATCGACACCGCCGCCGCGTACGGCAACGAGCAGGGCGTACGCCAGGCGATCGAAGAGTCCGGCATCCCGCGCGCCGACCTCTTCGTGACCACCAAACTCTGGAACAGCGACCAGGGGTACGACAGCACCCTGACCGCCTTCGACACCAGCCTGGGCAAGCTGGGTCTGGACTACCTCGACCTGTACCTCATCCACTGGCCCGCCCCGGCCGCCGACCGCTACGTCGACAGCTGGCGGGCGCTGGAGACGCTCCACCGCGACGGCCGGGTACGCGCCATCGGCGTCTCGAACTTCCTCCCCGAACATCTCGACCGGATCATCGACCTCGGCGGTGTGGTACCCGCCGTCAACCAGATCGAACTGCACCCGGCCCTGCAACAGCGCGAGATCGAGGCCGCGAACCAGCGCTTCGGCATCGCCACGGAGGCGTGGAGCCCGTTGGCGAGGGCGGCGGTGCTTACCGACCCCGTGGTGACCGAGGTCGCGGCGGCACACGGCCGCACCGCCGCCCAGGTCGTCCTCCGCTGGCACCTCCAGCAGGGCCGGATCGTGATCCCGAAGTCGGTGAACCCGGACCGGATCAAGGAGAACATCGACGTCTTCGACTTCGACCTGAGTACCGGGGAGATCGATGCGATCAGCTCGCTCGAGCGCGACCTGCGTACCGGGCCGCACCCGGCGACGTTCAACGGCTGA
- a CDS encoding MFS transporter, giving the protein MPLGLIALALGGFGIGLTEFVIAGLLPEVATTFGVSEAAAGWLITGYALGVVVGALALTAATTRLPRKAVLLALLVLFIVGNLLSAIAPDYGLMLTGRIVAALCHGAFFGIGSVVAADMVAPNRKAGAVAIMFTGLTAANVLGVPLGTLLGQQLGWRSTFWAITVVGVVALLGIAALVRVPRDATRPGGLAYELSAFRAGQVWLSLLITVLGFGGMFGAFTYIAYTLTGVSGFPSAAVPWLLILFGGGLFLGNIVGGRFADRSVDRTLIAVLAGLVVVLVLFALTARSQPATYLSLLLMGAFGFATVPGLQTRVMSYAAHAPTLASSANIAAFNLGNAFGAWIGGLTISAGLGYTSPIWAGAVITAAALFVMVVAGRAARTRRPGTVTADARPPVPTPTA; this is encoded by the coding sequence ATGCCGCTCGGACTCATCGCCCTGGCCCTCGGCGGCTTCGGCATCGGACTGACGGAGTTCGTGATCGCCGGCCTGCTACCCGAGGTCGCCACCACCTTCGGTGTCTCGGAGGCGGCGGCGGGCTGGCTCATCACCGGCTACGCGCTCGGCGTCGTGGTCGGGGCGCTCGCGCTCACCGCCGCCACCACCCGACTGCCCCGCAAGGCTGTCCTACTCGCCCTGCTGGTCCTCTTCATCGTCGGCAACCTGCTGTCGGCGATCGCACCCGACTACGGACTCATGCTCACCGGACGGATCGTCGCGGCCCTCTGCCACGGCGCCTTCTTCGGCATCGGCTCGGTGGTCGCGGCCGACATGGTGGCGCCGAACCGGAAAGCGGGCGCCGTGGCGATCATGTTCACCGGCCTGACCGCCGCCAACGTGCTCGGCGTACCACTCGGCACCCTGCTGGGCCAACAGCTCGGCTGGCGCTCCACCTTCTGGGCGATCACCGTCGTCGGCGTGGTCGCCCTGCTCGGCATCGCCGCCCTGGTACGCGTACCACGTGACGCGACACGACCCGGCGGGCTGGCGTACGAACTCAGCGCCTTCCGCGCGGGTCAGGTCTGGCTCTCACTCCTGATCACCGTGCTCGGCTTCGGCGGGATGTTCGGAGCGTTCACCTACATCGCCTACACCCTCACCGGGGTGAGCGGCTTCCCCAGCGCGGCGGTGCCCTGGCTGCTGATCCTCTTCGGCGGTGGCCTGTTCCTCGGCAACATCGTCGGCGGTCGCTTCGCCGACCGGTCCGTCGACCGGACCCTGATCGCCGTCCTGGCCGGCCTGGTCGTCGTCCTCGTCCTCTTCGCGCTCACCGCGCGCAGCCAGCCCGCAACCTACCTCTCGCTACTGCTCATGGGGGCGTTCGGCTTCGCCACCGTGCCCGGACTACAGACCCGGGTGATGAGCTACGCCGCGCACGCGCCGACCCTCGCGTCGAGCGCCAACATCGCCGCCTTCAACCTCGGCAACGCGTTCGGCGCCTGGATCGGTGGCCTGACCATCTCCGCCGGCCTCGGCTACACCTCACCCATCTGGGCCGGCGCCGTGATCACCGCCGCCGCCCTGTTCGTCATGGTCGTCGCCGGTCGCGCCGCCCGGACCCGCCGACCCGGCACGGTCACGGCCGACGCCCGGCCACCGGTGCCGACGCCGACCGCCTGA
- a CDS encoding MarR family winged helix-turn-helix transcriptional regulator has protein sequence MRNYLRPGGEMGIGDDAVEVRAQGWRTLAALHGLIETTLERALAREVELSVVEYTVLDALARQDGWHMRMQQLARAAALSPSATTRLVNRLEERGLLARILCADDRRGIYTELTPAGRDFLERARPVHDAALVRALRDAEDVPELQAIAQTLQRPATAPS, from the coding sequence GTGCGCAACTATCTCCGACCGGGAGGCGAGATGGGGATCGGCGACGACGCCGTCGAGGTACGCGCACAGGGCTGGCGGACCCTGGCCGCGCTGCACGGGCTCATCGAGACGACGCTCGAACGCGCGCTCGCCCGAGAGGTCGAACTCTCCGTGGTCGAGTACACCGTGCTGGACGCCCTCGCCCGCCAGGACGGCTGGCACATGCGGATGCAGCAGTTGGCCAGAGCCGCCGCGCTGAGCCCGAGCGCGACCACCCGGCTGGTGAACCGGCTGGAGGAACGAGGGCTGCTGGCACGGATCCTCTGCGCCGACGACCGGCGGGGGATCTACACCGAACTCACCCCGGCCGGACGCGACTTCCTGGAACGCGCGCGGCCGGTGCACGACGCCGCGCTCGTCCGGGCCCTCCGTGATGCCGAGGACGTCCCCGAACTCCAGGCGATCGCGCAGACCCTGCAACGACCCGCCACCGCGCCCAGCTAG
- a CDS encoding discoidin domain-containing protein codes for MDGAVSLPDVQRRRLIRWRLIVVLSALVALLSAYVAISADRAGAAEPPLSQGRPATASSVQSAAMPASAAVDGDAGTRWSSAFSDAQWLQVDLGSSQAINRVDLVWEGAYARAFQIQVSTNGTTWTSVYSTTTGAGGTQSLTVSGTGRYVRMLATARGTAYGYSLWEFQVFGPTTPAVCGTTNAALNRPTTASSAEAVGTPASAATDGSATTRWGSAFSDPQWLQVDLGSSQSICGVTLNWEAAHATAYQIQVSATGTAPWTTIYSTTTSAGGVQTLTVSGTGRYIRVYGTARATAYGYSLWEFQVRTGGGGTPPTTPPTTPPTTPPPTTTPPPTTTPPPGGVRLLSYGKPAVASSDQNDVNCYGCTPDKAFDNDPASRWATSSTTGWVDPGWIYVDLGATATISQVVLQWDPAFGRAYQIQVSPNATTWTTVYSTTTGAGFKETINLNGTGRYVRMYGTARGTAYGYSLWEFKVYGTGGAPITPPAQPADPTFPATRLVWSDEFNGGAGTKPDPAKWTIDPGTGQNNEIQYYTNNNNANMDGNGSLVIEARRETAGGRDYTSHRMNTGGKFTVQYGRVEARVKVPKGNGLWPAFWMMGADFLTGRPWPYNGEIDIMEVLGRNTLEGYSTLHAPAYNGGGGYGQRYTTPGNTDLSLDYHVWSAEWDSRGITFKLDGTTVFYASKETVESTRGPWVFDHPFYIILNLAVGGDFPGPVDGTTPFPSRMLVDYVRVYQ; via the coding sequence ATGGATGGGGCCGTATCGCTGCCCGACGTCCAGCGCCGCCGGCTGATCCGGTGGCGCCTGATCGTCGTGTTGAGCGCCCTCGTGGCACTACTCAGCGCGTACGTGGCAATCTCCGCAGACCGGGCCGGTGCGGCCGAACCACCGCTGTCCCAGGGGCGGCCGGCGACCGCGTCCTCGGTCCAGTCGGCGGCCATGCCCGCCTCCGCGGCGGTCGACGGCGATGCCGGCACCCGCTGGTCCAGCGCCTTCAGTGACGCCCAGTGGTTGCAGGTCGACCTCGGCTCCAGCCAGGCGATCAACCGGGTCGACCTGGTTTGGGAGGGCGCCTACGCCCGCGCCTTCCAGATCCAGGTGTCGACCAACGGCACCACCTGGACCTCGGTCTACTCGACCACCACCGGCGCCGGCGGCACCCAGTCGCTGACCGTCTCCGGTACCGGCCGCTACGTCCGCATGCTCGCCACCGCGCGTGGCACCGCGTACGGCTACTCGCTCTGGGAGTTCCAGGTCTTCGGCCCCACCACCCCCGCGGTCTGCGGCACCACCAACGCGGCCCTCAACCGGCCGACCACCGCCTCCTCCGCCGAGGCCGTCGGCACCCCGGCGAGCGCGGCGACGGACGGCAGCGCCACCACCCGTTGGGGCAGCGCGTTCAGCGACCCGCAGTGGCTCCAGGTTGACCTCGGCTCCAGCCAGTCGATCTGCGGTGTGACCCTGAACTGGGAGGCCGCCCACGCCACCGCGTACCAGATCCAGGTCTCGGCGACCGGAACCGCGCCGTGGACCACGATCTACTCGACCACGACCAGCGCCGGCGGGGTGCAGACCCTGACGGTCTCCGGCACCGGCCGTTACATCCGGGTGTACGGCACCGCGCGCGCCACCGCGTACGGCTACTCGCTCTGGGAGTTCCAGGTGCGCACCGGTGGCGGCGGCACCCCGCCGACCACGCCCCCGACCACCCCGCCGACGACTCCGCCGCCGACCACCACCCCGCCGCCGACCACCACCCCACCGCCCGGGGGCGTTCGGTTGCTGTCGTACGGCAAGCCGGCGGTCGCCTCGTCCGACCAGAACGACGTCAACTGCTACGGCTGCACCCCGGACAAGGCGTTCGACAACGATCCGGCCAGCCGCTGGGCCACCAGTTCCACCACCGGCTGGGTCGACCCCGGCTGGATCTACGTCGACCTGGGCGCCACCGCCACGATCTCGCAGGTCGTACTCCAGTGGGACCCGGCCTTCGGTCGGGCGTACCAGATCCAGGTGTCGCCGAACGCGACCACCTGGACCACGGTCTACTCCACCACCACCGGTGCGGGCTTCAAGGAGACGATCAACCTCAACGGCACCGGTCGCTACGTCCGGATGTACGGCACCGCCCGGGGCACCGCGTACGGCTACTCGCTCTGGGAGTTCAAGGTCTACGGCACCGGTGGCGCGCCGATCACACCCCCGGCGCAGCCGGCCGACCCGACCTTCCCGGCCACCCGGCTGGTCTGGAGCGACGAGTTCAACGGCGGAGCCGGCACCAAGCCGGACCCGGCCAAGTGGACCATCGACCCGGGCACCGGCCAGAACAACGAGATCCAGTACTACACGAACAACAACAACGCGAACATGGACGGCAACGGCTCCCTGGTGATCGAGGCCCGGCGGGAGACCGCCGGTGGACGTGACTACACCTCGCACCGGATGAACACCGGGGGCAAGTTCACCGTCCAGTACGGGCGGGTCGAGGCCCGGGTGAAGGTGCCGAAGGGCAACGGGCTGTGGCCGGCGTTCTGGATGATGGGCGCCGACTTCCTCACCGGGCGCCCGTGGCCGTACAACGGCGAGATCGACATCATGGAGGTGCTCGGCCGCAACACCCTGGAGGGCTACTCGACGCTGCACGCGCCGGCCTACAACGGCGGTGGCGGGTACGGGCAGAGGTACACCACTCCCGGCAACACCGACCTGTCGCTGGACTACCACGTCTGGTCGGCCGAATGGGACAGCCGGGGGATCACCTTCAAGCTGGACGGGACGACCGTCTTCTACGCCAGCAAGGAGACCGTCGAGTCGACCCGTGGCCCGTGGGTCTTCGACCACCCCTTCTACATCATCCTGAACCTGGCGGTCGGCGGCGACTTCCCCGGACCGGTGGACGGCACCACCCCGTTCCCGTCCCGGATGCTCGTCGACTACGTCCGGGTCTACCAGTAA
- a CDS encoding acyl-CoA thioesterase: MTEPTTSPLVGKPTSYSRVTLSRIMTAVDVNLYGTVHGGVLMKFVDDVAGAAGARHSGGTAVTAAIDEIVFSEPVRVGDLVHAHAQVNWTGSTSMEVGVKVVAERWDSAEDQPLRVVTAYLVFVAVDVAGNPREVRPVLPETLDDERRWREAEIRRAHRLAKRNAIQANRAAG, encoded by the coding sequence ATGACCGAGCCGACGACGTCCCCACTGGTGGGCAAGCCGACCTCGTACTCCCGGGTGACGTTGAGCCGGATCATGACCGCGGTGGACGTCAACCTGTACGGCACCGTGCACGGCGGGGTGCTGATGAAGTTCGTCGACGACGTGGCCGGGGCGGCGGGCGCCCGGCACAGCGGCGGTACGGCGGTCACCGCCGCGATCGACGAGATCGTCTTCTCCGAGCCGGTCCGGGTCGGGGACCTGGTGCACGCACACGCCCAGGTCAACTGGACCGGGAGCACCTCGATGGAGGTCGGGGTCAAGGTGGTCGCCGAGCGCTGGGACAGCGCCGAGGACCAGCCGCTGCGGGTGGTCACCGCGTACCTCGTCTTTGTCGCCGTCGACGTCGCCGGCAACCCGCGCGAGGTACGCCCGGTGCTGCCGGAGACCCTCGACGACGAGCGCCGGTGGCGGGAGGCGGAGATCCGTCGGGCCCACCGGCTGGCCAAACGGAACGCGATCCAGGCCAACCGCGCGGCCGGCTGA
- a CDS encoding low temperature requirement protein A, with protein sequence MPNKGRGTLVRSSDAPERATLLELLFDVAYVAALALSSVRLAGNLTPVGALQLLVLLMAIWWTWSITALLTDFYNPERLPIQAMIAGKMLGTILLAAAVPHAFTEIGVVFAGAYVVMHVGRGIVLMAVLRGHTAQIRATRFLFWFVISGFFWIGGIFADDGVRLGLWAVAITIDYVAAGFRYPTPRIGRVPVAQYNKASKHLGERYQQFVILALGDLLLVPTLRLGNNEFTVGRVGAFTLALVTTLLLWQIYVFRADAFLQSALRGAARATRWAPYTHLLMVLGVVCSAAGFDLVIARPEGTTPGGWIYVIFGGPMLFLIGRTIFEYVVFHTLSRSRLVWVAVLPLVGLTTVNLPPVLVTAVSSATLLGVVVSDALHTWRKTSGRAAGS encoded by the coding sequence ATGCCGAACAAGGGTCGGGGCACGCTGGTCCGGAGTTCCGACGCGCCGGAGCGGGCCACCCTGCTGGAGTTGCTCTTCGACGTGGCGTACGTCGCCGCGCTCGCCCTGTCGTCGGTGCGACTGGCCGGGAACCTCACCCCGGTCGGGGCGCTACAGCTGCTCGTGCTCCTCATGGCGATCTGGTGGACCTGGTCGATCACCGCACTGCTGACCGACTTCTACAACCCGGAGCGGCTCCCGATCCAGGCGATGATCGCTGGCAAGATGCTCGGCACCATTCTGCTGGCCGCCGCGGTGCCGCACGCCTTCACCGAGATCGGGGTGGTCTTCGCTGGCGCGTACGTGGTCATGCATGTCGGCCGGGGAATCGTGCTGATGGCCGTCCTGCGCGGGCACACCGCCCAGATCCGGGCCACCCGCTTCCTGTTCTGGTTCGTCATCTCGGGGTTCTTCTGGATCGGCGGCATCTTCGCCGATGACGGAGTCCGCCTCGGACTCTGGGCAGTGGCGATCACGATCGACTATGTCGCGGCCGGGTTCCGGTATCCCACCCCGCGCATCGGCCGGGTACCGGTGGCGCAGTACAACAAGGCCAGCAAGCACCTCGGCGAGCGCTATCAGCAGTTCGTCATCCTCGCGCTCGGCGACCTCCTGCTGGTTCCCACCCTGCGGCTGGGGAACAACGAGTTCACCGTCGGCCGCGTCGGCGCGTTCACGCTGGCCCTGGTGACCACGCTGCTGCTCTGGCAGATCTACGTCTTCCGGGCCGACGCCTTCCTACAGTCGGCGCTCCGGGGCGCGGCCCGGGCCACCCGTTGGGCGCCCTACACCCACCTGCTCATGGTGCTCGGCGTCGTCTGCAGCGCCGCCGGGTTCGACCTGGTCATCGCGCGACCCGAGGGCACGACCCCGGGCGGCTGGATCTATGTGATCTTCGGCGGACCGATGCTCTTCCTGATCGGCCGGACAATCTTCGAATACGTGGTCTTCCACACTCTCTCGCGGTCCCGGCTGGTCTGGGTAGCGGTGCTGCCGCTGGTCGGACTGACCACGGTGAACCTGCCACCGGTCCTGGTCACGGCCGTCAGCAGCGCGACCCTGCTCGGCGTCGTCGTCTCCGACGCGCTCCACACCTGGCGGAAGACCTCGGGCAGAGCGGCCGGAAGCTGA
- a CDS encoding RICIN domain-containing protein → MNIDTRTPMTRKTVRLLALLLALICVSSSPAIGSAKAAAAAPAFKVIAFYNGNWDPAHISFVQEANQWFPQIAAQNNFSYTSTSDWSQLNTGNLAQYQVVMFLDDLPPAAQRPAFQQYMQNGGAWIGFHVSAYTDNPGGWDWYHNQFLGSGAFRNNTWGPTTAVLRVEDQTHPSTVRLPSTFTSSVSEWYSWNNDLRNNPNIDILASVDPSSFPLGTNPNETWYSGYYPIIWTNKNYKMLYANFGHNAMNYDTNTPLSSTFASEIQNRFVIDGLLWLGGGGGTPEPPTDPISPTAWYTLVNRGNGKCVDSRAAGTTNGTAIQQYTCNNSNAQQFQFQPTSGGFARVNNRGNSARSLDVTNVSTADNAPIQLWTYSGGNNQQWQAVPETGGYYRLVNRLSGKCLDVPGASTANSVQLVQYTCNGSAAQSFRPTPQP, encoded by the coding sequence ATGAACATCGACACGCGTACGCCCATGACCAGAAAGACGGTCCGACTCCTCGCGCTCCTGCTGGCGCTGATCTGCGTATCGTCCAGTCCCGCGATCGGCAGCGCGAAGGCCGCCGCGGCGGCCCCCGCCTTCAAGGTGATCGCCTTCTACAACGGCAACTGGGACCCGGCGCACATCAGCTTCGTCCAGGAAGCCAACCAGTGGTTCCCGCAGATCGCCGCGCAGAACAACTTCTCCTACACCTCGACCAGCGACTGGAGCCAGCTGAACACCGGCAACCTGGCCCAGTACCAGGTGGTGATGTTCCTGGACGACCTGCCGCCGGCGGCACAGCGTCCGGCGTTCCAGCAGTACATGCAGAACGGCGGCGCGTGGATCGGCTTCCACGTCTCCGCGTACACCGACAACCCGGGCGGCTGGGACTGGTACCACAACCAGTTCCTCGGCAGCGGCGCGTTCCGGAACAACACCTGGGGACCGACCACGGCCGTCCTGCGGGTGGAGGACCAGACGCACCCGTCGACCGTACGTCTGCCGTCTACCTTCACCTCGTCGGTGAGCGAGTGGTACAGCTGGAACAACGACCTGCGCAACAATCCGAACATCGACATTCTCGCCTCGGTCGACCCGAGCAGCTTCCCGCTCGGCACCAACCCGAACGAGACCTGGTACAGCGGCTACTACCCGATCATCTGGACGAACAAGAACTACAAGATGCTCTACGCGAACTTCGGACACAACGCCATGAACTACGACACCAACACCCCGCTGTCGTCCACCTTCGCCAGTGAGATCCAGAACCGCTTCGTCATCGACGGACTGCTCTGGCTCGGCGGTGGCGGCGGCACGCCGGAACCGCCGACCGACCCGATCTCGCCGACCGCCTGGTACACGCTGGTCAACCGGGGCAACGGCAAGTGTGTCGACAGCCGCGCCGCCGGCACCACGAACGGCACCGCGATCCAGCAGTACACCTGTAACAACAGCAACGCCCAGCAGTTCCAGTTCCAGCCGACCAGCGGCGGCTTCGCCCGGGTCAACAACCGTGGCAACAGCGCCCGGTCGCTCGACGTCACCAACGTCTCCACCGCCGACAACGCCCCGATCCAGCTCTGGACGTACAGCGGTGGCAACAACCAGCAGTGGCAGGCGGTCCCCGAGACCGGTGGCTACTACCGACTGGTCAACCGGCTCAGTGGCAAGTGTCTGGACGTGCCCGGCGCGTCCACCGCGAACAGCGTGCAACTGGTGCAGTACACCTGCAACGGCTCCGCCGCCCAGTCGTTCCGCCCGACCCCGCAACCCTGA